The following are from one region of the Silene latifolia isolate original U9 population chromosome 9, ASM4854445v1, whole genome shotgun sequence genome:
- the LOC141600469 gene encoding putative calcium-transporting ATPase 11, plasma membrane-type isoform X1, whose protein sequence is MEKKLLKDFDLPVKHPPLESLQKWRNAVGSIILNRRRRFRYGANIESRSKAANTRQEIRVALMVHKAALLFQDAARPEYKLSKETQNAGFGIEADDLASLARRHDAKGFRIHGGVEGITKKVSTSLQDGIRSSDAPSRQEIYGANRFTEKSPRGFWTFVWEAFQDLTLIILMVCAVVSIGVGVATEGLPKGMYDGLGILLSIFLVVMVTAISDYNQSLQFRDLDKEKKKIFVQVTRDGRRQKASIYDLVVGDIVHLAIGDIVPADGIYTSGYNLLIDQSSLSGESEPVYVTHDRPYLLSGTKVQDGSATMLVTAVGMKTEWGHLMETLSEGGDDETPLQVKLNGVATIIGKIGLVFAVLTFLVLSIRFVVDKMVNHEIAHWSSRDGITLLNYFATAVTIIVVAVPEGLPLAVTLSLAFAMKKLMSDKALVRHLSACETMGSATTICTDKTGTLTTNRMIVDKVWLSGRNKEIRVNDVKSESSDNVLSILSQIIFLNTGAEVVKDQDGNTSILGQPTETALLELGLSLGDDFGDFRKQYVIKNVEPFSSVRKNMSVLVALPEGGHRAFCKGASEIVLGMCNRIIDENGHSADMSNEQVDLITGVINGFASEALRTLCLAYRDLDDGCDEKSIPKEGYTLIGVIGIKDPVRPGVKDAVQTCLAAGITVRMVTGDNINTAIAIAKECGILTDGIAIEGPEFRNKSLEEMKEIIPRIQVMARSLPSDKHTLVKTLRMLGEVVAVTGDGTNDAPALHESDIGLAMGIAGTEVAKDSADVIILDDNFSTIVNVAKWGRAVYVNIQKFVQFQLTVNIVALLLNFVSACVAGSAPLTAVQLLWVNMIMDTLGALALATEPPNDGLMKRPSVGRNANFISRAMWRNIIGQSIYQFTILAILNFAGKQLLNLRGPDSLIILNTFIFNTFVFCQVFNEINSRDIEKINIFRGLFSNWIFIGIMVATVAFQVTIVEFLGTFASTVPLSWQLWLLSILIGAASLPLAVILKCIPVRLRSSRHQHDGYVALPNGPEQV, encoded by the exons atggagaagAAATTGCTGAAAGACTTCGATTTGCCTGTGAAACATCCGCCTTTGGAGTCTCTTCAGAAGTGGCGCAACGCCGTGGGATCAATCATCCTTAATCGTCGTCGTCGTTTTCGTTATGGCGCCAACATCGAGTCTCGCTCCAAAGCTGCTAACACTCGCCAG GAAATACGGGTCGCTCTCATGGTACATAAAGCGGCACTTCTTTTTCAAGATg CTGCCAGACCTGAGTATAAGCTCTCTAAGGAAACACAAAACGCAGGCTTTGGAATTGAAGCTGATGATTTGGCTTCACTCGCTCGGCGTCATGATGCAAAGGGATTCAGAATTCATGGGGGTGTAGAAGGTATTACAAAGAAAGTATCTACCTCTCTTCAAGACGGAATTAGATCAAGTGATGCACCAAGTAGACAAGAAATCTATGGAGCCAATAGATTCACTGAGAAGTCTCCAAGAGGATTTTGGACATTTGTGTGGGAAGCATTTCAGGACTTAACATTAATAATCTTGATGGTTTGTGCTGTGGTTTCAATAGGCGTAGGAGTTGCTACAGAAGGGTTGCCTAAAGGCATGTATGATGGGTTGGGAATCCTACTTAGTATATTTCTGGTTGTTATGGTTACTGCTATTAGTGACTATAACCAATCGCTGCAATTCAGAGATCTTgacaaggagaagaagaagatatTTGTTCAGGTGACTAGAGATGGTCGTAGGCAGAAGGCTTCGATTTATGATTTAGTTGTTGGAGATATTGTGCATTTGGCTATTGGAGATATTGTTCCAGCTGATGGAATCTACACCTCAGGctacaatttattaattgatCAGTCAAGCTTATCGGGTGAGAGTGAGCCGGTTTATGTAACTCATGACAGGCCATATCTTCTGTCGGGAACTAAAGTACAAGATGGATCAGCCACAATGTTAGTGACTGCTGTTGGTATGAAGACTGAATGGGGACATTTAATGGAGACTCTAAGCGAGGGCGGTGATGATGAGACGCCTTTGCAAGTGAAGCTAAACGGAGTTGCTACTATAATTGGAAAAATTGGATTAGTTTTTGCAGTTCTGACCTTTTTAGTTCTGTCTATTAGATTTGTAGTCGACAAAATGGTTAATCACGAGATTGCGCATTGGTCTTCAAGAGATGGAATTACGCTTCTGAACTACTTTGCTACTGCAGTGACTATTATTGTTGTTGCAGTTCCTGAAGGACTTCCACTTGCAGTGACACTAAGCCTTGCCTTTGCCATGAAGAAACTGATGAGTGACAAGGCATTAGTCAGGCATCTTTCTGCTTGCGAGACAATGGGGTCTGCCACCACAATTTGCACGGATAAGACTGGTACGCTTACTACAAACCGTATGATAGTCGATAAGGTTTGGTTATCTGGCAGAAACAAAGAGATAAGAGTAAATGATGTGAAGTCAGAATCATCTGACAATGTATTGAGCATCCTTTCACAAATTATTTTCTTAAACACGGGTGCCGAAGTGGTAAAGGATCAAGATGGAAATACTTCCATTTTAGGCCAGCCAACAGAAACAGCGTTGCTTGAACTTGGACTGTCTTTAGGAGATGACTTTGGTGATTTCCGCAAGCAATATGTGATTAAAAATGTAGAGCCTTTCAGTTCTGTCAGAAAAAACATGTCTGTTCTAGTGGCTCTGCCCGAAGGTGGCCACAGAGCCTTTTGTAAGGGTGCTTCAGAAATAGTGTTGGGCATGTGTAATCGAATAATTGATGAAAATGGACATTCAGCTGATATGTCAAATGAGCAAGTGGACTTGATAACTGGGGTCATAAATGGTTTTGCCTCTGAAGCTTTGAGGACTCTTTGCTTGGCTTACAGAGACTTGGATGATGGGTGTGATGAAAAAAGCATCCCCAAAGAAGGTTATACATTGATAGGTGTTATCGGAATAAAGGACCCAGTTCGGCCTGGTGTCAAAGATGCTGTTCAGACATGTTTAGCTGCAGGAATTACTGTGCGTATGGTGACAGGTGACAATATTAACACAGCCATAGCCATTGCGAAAGAATGTGGTATACTAACAGATGGTATTGCCATAGAGGGGCCAGAGTTTCGTAATAAATCTTTGGAGGAGATGAAAGAGATCATCCCAAGAATCCAG GTAATGGCTCGATCTCTGCCATCAGACAAACACACGTTGGTAAAGACTTTGAGAATGCTTGGGGAAGTGGTTGCTGTGACAGGTGATGGGACCAATGATGCGCCTGCGTTGCACGAGTCTGACATTGGACTAGCTATGGGCATTGCAGGAACCGAG GTGGCGAAAGACAGTGCTGATGTCATTATTTTGGATGACAATTTCTCAACAATTGTGAATGTAGCCAAATGGGGAAGAGCTGTCTATGTAAACATTCAAAAGTTTGTGCAGTTCCAACTGACAGTTAACATTGTTGCTTTGTTACTCAACTTTGTTTCCGCTTGTGTCGCAG GATCTGCTCCATTGACGGCCGTGCAGTTACTGTGGGTTAACATGATAATGGACACTCTTGGAGCCCTGGCCCTAGCGACTGAGCCACCAAATGATGGGCTCATGAAAAGACCTTCTGTAGGACGAAATGCAAATTTCATTAGCAGAGCAATGTGGAGAAATATTATTGGTCAAAGTATATATCAGTTCACTATCCTTGCTATTCTGAACTTTGCTGGAAAACAGCTGCTTAATCTTAGGGGACCGGATTCTCTTATTATTCTAAACACATTCATCTTCAATACCTTTGTCTTCTGCCAG GTGTTCAATGAAATCAACAGTCGTGACATCGAGAAGATAAACATATTCCGTGGTCTGTTCAGCAACTGGATATTCATAGGCATAATGGTTGCCACAGTCGCATTTCAAGTAACCATAGTCGAGTTTCTTGGTACATTTGCAAGCACAGTACCCTTAAGCTGGCAGCTCTGGTTGCTCAGCATTTTAATAGGAGCAGCTAGCCTGCCATTGGCTGTCATCCTGAAGTGCATTCCTGTGAGGTTGCGTTCTTCTCGGCATCAGCATGATGGCTATGTTGCTCTGCCTAATGGTCCAGAGCAGGTTTAA
- the LOC141600469 gene encoding putative calcium-transporting ATPase 11, plasma membrane-type isoform X2 yields the protein MVHKAALLFQDAARPEYKLSKETQNAGFGIEADDLASLARRHDAKGFRIHGGVEGITKKVSTSLQDGIRSSDAPSRQEIYGANRFTEKSPRGFWTFVWEAFQDLTLIILMVCAVVSIGVGVATEGLPKGMYDGLGILLSIFLVVMVTAISDYNQSLQFRDLDKEKKKIFVQVTRDGRRQKASIYDLVVGDIVHLAIGDIVPADGIYTSGYNLLIDQSSLSGESEPVYVTHDRPYLLSGTKVQDGSATMLVTAVGMKTEWGHLMETLSEGGDDETPLQVKLNGVATIIGKIGLVFAVLTFLVLSIRFVVDKMVNHEIAHWSSRDGITLLNYFATAVTIIVVAVPEGLPLAVTLSLAFAMKKLMSDKALVRHLSACETMGSATTICTDKTGTLTTNRMIVDKVWLSGRNKEIRVNDVKSESSDNVLSILSQIIFLNTGAEVVKDQDGNTSILGQPTETALLELGLSLGDDFGDFRKQYVIKNVEPFSSVRKNMSVLVALPEGGHRAFCKGASEIVLGMCNRIIDENGHSADMSNEQVDLITGVINGFASEALRTLCLAYRDLDDGCDEKSIPKEGYTLIGVIGIKDPVRPGVKDAVQTCLAAGITVRMVTGDNINTAIAIAKECGILTDGIAIEGPEFRNKSLEEMKEIIPRIQVMARSLPSDKHTLVKTLRMLGEVVAVTGDGTNDAPALHESDIGLAMGIAGTEVAKDSADVIILDDNFSTIVNVAKWGRAVYVNIQKFVQFQLTVNIVALLLNFVSACVAGSAPLTAVQLLWVNMIMDTLGALALATEPPNDGLMKRPSVGRNANFISRAMWRNIIGQSIYQFTILAILNFAGKQLLNLRGPDSLIILNTFIFNTFVFCQVFNEINSRDIEKINIFRGLFSNWIFIGIMVATVAFQVTIVEFLGTFASTVPLSWQLWLLSILIGAASLPLAVILKCIPVRLRSSRHQHDGYVALPNGPEQV from the exons ATGGTACATAAAGCGGCACTTCTTTTTCAAGATg CTGCCAGACCTGAGTATAAGCTCTCTAAGGAAACACAAAACGCAGGCTTTGGAATTGAAGCTGATGATTTGGCTTCACTCGCTCGGCGTCATGATGCAAAGGGATTCAGAATTCATGGGGGTGTAGAAGGTATTACAAAGAAAGTATCTACCTCTCTTCAAGACGGAATTAGATCAAGTGATGCACCAAGTAGACAAGAAATCTATGGAGCCAATAGATTCACTGAGAAGTCTCCAAGAGGATTTTGGACATTTGTGTGGGAAGCATTTCAGGACTTAACATTAATAATCTTGATGGTTTGTGCTGTGGTTTCAATAGGCGTAGGAGTTGCTACAGAAGGGTTGCCTAAAGGCATGTATGATGGGTTGGGAATCCTACTTAGTATATTTCTGGTTGTTATGGTTACTGCTATTAGTGACTATAACCAATCGCTGCAATTCAGAGATCTTgacaaggagaagaagaagatatTTGTTCAGGTGACTAGAGATGGTCGTAGGCAGAAGGCTTCGATTTATGATTTAGTTGTTGGAGATATTGTGCATTTGGCTATTGGAGATATTGTTCCAGCTGATGGAATCTACACCTCAGGctacaatttattaattgatCAGTCAAGCTTATCGGGTGAGAGTGAGCCGGTTTATGTAACTCATGACAGGCCATATCTTCTGTCGGGAACTAAAGTACAAGATGGATCAGCCACAATGTTAGTGACTGCTGTTGGTATGAAGACTGAATGGGGACATTTAATGGAGACTCTAAGCGAGGGCGGTGATGATGAGACGCCTTTGCAAGTGAAGCTAAACGGAGTTGCTACTATAATTGGAAAAATTGGATTAGTTTTTGCAGTTCTGACCTTTTTAGTTCTGTCTATTAGATTTGTAGTCGACAAAATGGTTAATCACGAGATTGCGCATTGGTCTTCAAGAGATGGAATTACGCTTCTGAACTACTTTGCTACTGCAGTGACTATTATTGTTGTTGCAGTTCCTGAAGGACTTCCACTTGCAGTGACACTAAGCCTTGCCTTTGCCATGAAGAAACTGATGAGTGACAAGGCATTAGTCAGGCATCTTTCTGCTTGCGAGACAATGGGGTCTGCCACCACAATTTGCACGGATAAGACTGGTACGCTTACTACAAACCGTATGATAGTCGATAAGGTTTGGTTATCTGGCAGAAACAAAGAGATAAGAGTAAATGATGTGAAGTCAGAATCATCTGACAATGTATTGAGCATCCTTTCACAAATTATTTTCTTAAACACGGGTGCCGAAGTGGTAAAGGATCAAGATGGAAATACTTCCATTTTAGGCCAGCCAACAGAAACAGCGTTGCTTGAACTTGGACTGTCTTTAGGAGATGACTTTGGTGATTTCCGCAAGCAATATGTGATTAAAAATGTAGAGCCTTTCAGTTCTGTCAGAAAAAACATGTCTGTTCTAGTGGCTCTGCCCGAAGGTGGCCACAGAGCCTTTTGTAAGGGTGCTTCAGAAATAGTGTTGGGCATGTGTAATCGAATAATTGATGAAAATGGACATTCAGCTGATATGTCAAATGAGCAAGTGGACTTGATAACTGGGGTCATAAATGGTTTTGCCTCTGAAGCTTTGAGGACTCTTTGCTTGGCTTACAGAGACTTGGATGATGGGTGTGATGAAAAAAGCATCCCCAAAGAAGGTTATACATTGATAGGTGTTATCGGAATAAAGGACCCAGTTCGGCCTGGTGTCAAAGATGCTGTTCAGACATGTTTAGCTGCAGGAATTACTGTGCGTATGGTGACAGGTGACAATATTAACACAGCCATAGCCATTGCGAAAGAATGTGGTATACTAACAGATGGTATTGCCATAGAGGGGCCAGAGTTTCGTAATAAATCTTTGGAGGAGATGAAAGAGATCATCCCAAGAATCCAG GTAATGGCTCGATCTCTGCCATCAGACAAACACACGTTGGTAAAGACTTTGAGAATGCTTGGGGAAGTGGTTGCTGTGACAGGTGATGGGACCAATGATGCGCCTGCGTTGCACGAGTCTGACATTGGACTAGCTATGGGCATTGCAGGAACCGAG GTGGCGAAAGACAGTGCTGATGTCATTATTTTGGATGACAATTTCTCAACAATTGTGAATGTAGCCAAATGGGGAAGAGCTGTCTATGTAAACATTCAAAAGTTTGTGCAGTTCCAACTGACAGTTAACATTGTTGCTTTGTTACTCAACTTTGTTTCCGCTTGTGTCGCAG GATCTGCTCCATTGACGGCCGTGCAGTTACTGTGGGTTAACATGATAATGGACACTCTTGGAGCCCTGGCCCTAGCGACTGAGCCACCAAATGATGGGCTCATGAAAAGACCTTCTGTAGGACGAAATGCAAATTTCATTAGCAGAGCAATGTGGAGAAATATTATTGGTCAAAGTATATATCAGTTCACTATCCTTGCTATTCTGAACTTTGCTGGAAAACAGCTGCTTAATCTTAGGGGACCGGATTCTCTTATTATTCTAAACACATTCATCTTCAATACCTTTGTCTTCTGCCAG GTGTTCAATGAAATCAACAGTCGTGACATCGAGAAGATAAACATATTCCGTGGTCTGTTCAGCAACTGGATATTCATAGGCATAATGGTTGCCACAGTCGCATTTCAAGTAACCATAGTCGAGTTTCTTGGTACATTTGCAAGCACAGTACCCTTAAGCTGGCAGCTCTGGTTGCTCAGCATTTTAATAGGAGCAGCTAGCCTGCCATTGGCTGTCATCCTGAAGTGCATTCCTGTGAGGTTGCGTTCTTCTCGGCATCAGCATGATGGCTATGTTGCTCTGCCTAATGGTCCAGAGCAGGTTTAA